The DNA region TCGGATATGCAGCCTGTTTACCGCTAGGTATATTACCGCAACCTACGCGTGGTCCATGTTGGGAAGACTCAACCGATGTTTTTCCACGTCCATTGGGTatgtcaaaaagaaaatcatctgTAATATAGGACAGAGTATTTTCaatgagaattttttttatagctcGACTTATCGACtcaactatatataaatatgtatatcgcgtatgtaaacatgtatatatttatatatatatattcttatattctaTACGTGTCCGTTTCGATGATCTTTCAGGTAACATGACTGACacagaaaaattaagagaCACCAGATCGGAATGCGGTGCACGAAGTAGAAACGCAAGAGTAAGGAGAGGCTCCCGAGATGCGGTTTCCGCTTGCGGAGAACGCAGTGTCGACAGATTGTATCTGAGAGCAGCTGCAAACGCTAAAACGAAAGGTGCTAGGCATACATTACTCGTCATACGTAACGATTACGAAGGTCGTGGTGCAAACTCTCTGAGTGTTTCTAAAGGTGATGTCGTTGCTCTTCTAAGCGACCACGTCAATGATTGGTTTTGGGTTCGATCCAGAGATGGTAGGGAAGGTTTTATACCGGCTGTGGTTGCTGGTCATGGTttcttataaacaaaaaaaaaaaaaagaagaagaagaagatacagTCATACGTAGTATCCATTGATTTGATGAAAAAACAATGGTACGATTGTACATttgttgtataaaattttatatggtGTGCAAAatgttattgtaataatatatttattacttaaacgaaaaagattgtgtgaaaaagaaatttcttatgaGATATGATACGAGGTGATACGTTAACTCCGTCATAAAGAattctttacaaaaatattaattatatcacatTCGTACGTGTAAATAAGGATATTAACTTACATCAGGGGCATACTCCAAAGTTAGTTCCAATGGTGGTCCTTAAGCTGGCGTAATTGAAACTTCGCTAATCGATCATTGACATCGAAATCTCAAGATCTACGTTCGATACATCACGATCcgccaattttatttttccaccTGACAAACTTTATagtttgaataaatattttttaatgtagtTGAAAAAAGCGTAGGAACGTGATATCTGATAACATTTAAGCTTCTCCGTAAAAAATGACACCTACTTAAAATCGTATCTCTAtgaattgtttataattaaaattaaaaaaaaaaaaaaaatttattttattaccaaATTCACGGATTATTCTTTGTGGTAGAGTTAAAGAAATcgttctataaatataaaatcgtatattaaGCAAATTTTAAAGTCATTTCCCTATAATTAAAGTTTGTACATAAATCAAGATTGTTGGATGACCCTGCTATGCTAAGCACCTTCTGTGGTAATTCTTGATAAATAGTAGAATAAACTGTATTACTCGACGTTGGCACCTTAGCTAATGTTTCTCCTTGATAAGTTAAATGATATACATGAGGTGCAGCACCAGCTGCTATGATACGTTCTTCGTATATATGTGCAACATGAATTCCTTGATCAGTGAGATCAAATACTGTGGCAGGTTCCATCGTACGCATATGCCACAAAGATAAACTAGGCCCGCCACCACACagctaaaaatatatatatatatatttttttttcccattaaTAACTATTTATTCGCTTATGTGAAATGCTTCATGAAggcatgtatataaaataaagactGATCACGTACCAACCAATCTTCTGTGAAATCAACAGCACCTATCCATTTACCAAACTTTGGACGTGCTACTTTATCTACCATATGTGGATTCaagatatttgtattttcttttttacgcaAGTCCCATAACCTAACTGATCCATCTTCGCTGCTCGACGCAAGTTGATTACCTCTACAATAACACGAGTTTATCACGAATATTCacaaattatcataaatatttacattcacTAGTCTATATACTTAGATTTAGACTTACGCTAAAGCTAAACAATGTATAAAGTCGGTGTGACTTTGTAAACTTCTAAggatttttccttcttccaaatttataacataaatattattgtccCCGCAACCGgcatatagaatattatttaatttagaatACACCATAAAATTTACATCAGGCTTTTCGTAACTATCTCTAGAAATATTACACAggttaaaaatctttttaattttcacaaATTGATATCATgcaacatttatatatgtacttattagCTGGAATTTGAATAACCCACGAAGGTTTATTCTTTGTAGCTTTACTAGAAGTAACTACTTTCCAATCCCATCCTGATATTTCACCAACTGTaccgataattaaaaaattatccgTTGCAATCATACTTTCAATATGCTGGTCGGGATACACGGTCAAACGATAGTTCGGTCCTTGCAACTCATTTTCTTCGACTTTGTGAGGTGTCAAGACTTTCATTAaactgtataaatataattttataatgaaaattttacatCCTTACCTTTTATATCGCAGCTTACTTAAAAATAACATACGATCATCGAATCTGGTTTACTCGTACTTAACCTATACTACaatacttttcttattataactaAACTCACTCGAATATAGAAATATCACCATAAATATTCCCTGCGGCGAGGTAATTCCCATCGGTGGAAAAAGTTTGCGATAAAacagtattataaaataacttaTGATCGAACATTTTTACGAACGCGTCGTTCACACACGCACTGACTATCCGCCATTTGTAAATGTGACGTCACTATAGATTATCACTACAAAGGTGTATCGACAATACGATATTAACGATACCGgttcgatatatatcgataatgttTCCACATCCCTTCCACATGTACGTTACCATAGTAACATCCGAGTTCCATCAATAAATATGCCGTATTTGATTCGGTGTTAGTCAACATTAGTTAGTGTTGTTAAATGTATCGTTGTTTAGATCTCGCTAATATTTCGTCTAATTAGATTATATTAATCTAtagattcattaaattttaatatttaatcgctaataagaaaaaatgaatatcgtaaaaacaaagaaatatatggcGTTAATAATGGcgcaatatttcattttctttttcgatatttccgTTAATTCTTTTGGAAATTTCACCAGGAAATATGTAGTCAATTTACTATTTCTTTATACGTATGtgaatattagaatttttattataaaaataattttagaaattaacaggatatctttaaaaaaatattttttctttctttttttaacttcatAGCATCCAAGATTTTTGTCTTGTTATTGCAATTACTGTACTTCTCGTTAACATTCTTTCTACATACATTTTTCAGGTAATCAGAAATTTTTGATTACAATCATTTACTGAAATTTGTATGATCTAATAAATGATTCTGTTATAGGCAGGGTTATTTCATTTGTTGTATATTCGATTTGGTATGACATTAATTGTCAGTACTTTATACTTGTTGTTAAGTTTTACTTTGCATACATGGCATATCATGCTATATTGGTCCAATCCATTATGGAATGATTGGACAAAAGGATTCCATGCCACATTTGTTATACATAGAATAGGTTTGTACTTCTAAATAGTTTTAAGAttagttaatatatatgtttatgtttctctttatcgttgTAATAAAGTTgcagttttttattattacttctatAAGAAAGCAGTTATAAAAGTTGCGGACCAAAAATTGTATGAAGAAGTCGATTGGGCAGAAAAACATTTAACtcttatatgaatatttattttctcttaagggaaaattttttcatttgaaggaactttgtatttgtataaaa from Vespula pensylvanica isolate Volc-1 chromosome 12, ASM1446617v1, whole genome shotgun sequence includes:
- the LOC122633285 gene encoding transmembrane protein 138-like isoform X2; translated protein: MNIVKTKKYMALIMAQYFIFFFDISVNSFGNFTRKYVVNLLFLYTIQDFCLVIAITVLLVNILSTYIFQAGLFHLLYIRFGMTLIVSTLYLLLSFTLHTWHIMLYWSNPLWNDWTKGFHATFVIHRIESSYKSCGPKIV
- the LOC122633285 gene encoding transmembrane protein 138-like isoform X1, with protein sequence MNIVKTKKYMALIMAQYFIFFFDISVNSFGNFTRKYVVNLLFLYTIQDFCLVIAITVLLVNILSTYIFQAGLFHLLYIRFGMTLIVSTLYLLLSFTLHTWHIMLYWSNPLWNDWTKGFHATFVIHRIVAVFYYYFYKKAVIKVADQKLYEEVDWAEKHLTLI
- the LOC122633284 gene encoding THO complex subunit 6, whose amino-acid sequence is MFDHKLFYNTVLSQTFSTDGNYLAAGNIYGDISIFDLMKVLTPHKVEENELQGPNYRLTVYPDQHIESMIATDNFLIIGTVGEISGWDWKVVTSSKATKNKPSWVIQIPANKDSYEKPDVNFMVYSKLNNILYAGCGDNNIYVINLEEGKILRSLQSHTDFIHCLALAGNQLASSSEDGSVRLWDLRKKENTNILNPHMVDKVARPKFGKWIGAVDFTEDWLLCGGGPSLSLWHMRTMEPATVFDLTDQGIHVAHIYEERIIAAGAAPHVYHLTYQGETLAKVPTSSNTVYSTIYQELPQKVLSIAGSSNNLDLCTNFNYREMTLKFA